The Leptospiraceae bacterium genome includes a region encoding these proteins:
- a CDS encoding 1-acyl-sn-glycerol-3-phosphate acyltransferase: MEEITKILEPFFIPREIPATIIKTAMELIYRVEVTGSEHVPKNGGAVLICNHTDSLDIPVIGLYMPRKVVFLGKNEVFNPQETLIKIMNAENSILKQPGLNVLKSALESYLNTIGDIYSHQIQKWGGMPIIRNFHGEDAKSAVAYYEELENYMVSILKSGEIVSIFPEGTRTLSGVMGPFKALAAKIAIRANVPIIPSGISGAWNMSTPKAILSGQTRNSVIRYNIGVPVLPEEFPKEPEKKAAKILTEELEKRVYFLTNNSERRGKPRKFATKL, from the coding sequence ATGGAAGAAATTACAAAAATTTTAGAGCCTTTTTTTATCCCAAGGGAAATTCCTGCGACCATTATTAAAACAGCGATGGAGTTGATCTATCGTGTCGAAGTCACTGGTAGTGAGCACGTTCCCAAAAATGGAGGCGCGGTTTTGATTTGTAATCATACTGATTCTCTAGATATCCCTGTGATTGGTCTTTATATGCCAAGAAAAGTTGTCTTTTTGGGAAAAAATGAAGTTTTTAATCCACAAGAAACCTTAATAAAAATAATGAATGCTGAAAATTCTATTTTAAAACAGCCAGGATTAAATGTATTAAAATCTGCATTGGAGTCATATTTAAATACGATAGGAGATATATATTCTCATCAAATTCAGAAATGGGGTGGAATGCCTATTATCCGCAATTTTCACGGAGAGGACGCAAAATCAGCAGTAGCATATTATGAAGAACTAGAAAATTATATGGTTTCAATTTTAAAATCTGGAGAAATTGTCTCAATATTCCCAGAAGGTACGAGAACATTAAGTGGAGTTATGGGTCCATTTAAAGCTCTCGCCGCAAAGATAGCTATTCGTGCCAATGTTCCAATCATTCCAAGTGGAATTTCGGGAGCATGGAACATGTCTACTCCTAAGGCAATTTTATCTGGTCAAACTAGAAATAGCGTTATACGATATAATATAGGAGTTCCCGTACTCCCTGAAGAATTTCCAAAAGAACCAGAAAAGAAAGCAGCCAAAATTTTAACCGAAGAACTTGAAAAGAGAGTTTATTTTTTAACTAACAATTCTGAACGTAGGGGCAAACCGAGAAAATTTGCTACAAAACTATAA
- a CDS encoding STAS domain-containing protein has product MEYKLIEGIQVIKMDGSILQSDSGRLDRYFSQIFSSDSRKVVIDLTDANHISSSVLGQIVFLKNKLKATTGDIKLVITDDDLLELFDLTMLNKVFEIFSTPEAAFQSYTK; this is encoded by the coding sequence ATGGAATACAAGCTAATAGAAGGAATACAAGTAATCAAAATGGATGGCTCTATCCTACAGTCTGATAGCGGGCGGTTAGATAGATATTTTAGCCAAATTTTCTCCTCTGATTCTAGGAAGGTAGTGATAGATTTAACTGATGCAAATCATATATCTTCGTCTGTTTTAGGTCAGATTGTATTTTTAAAAAATAAATTAAAAGCAACAACCGGTGACATCAAACTTGTCATTACTGATGATGATTTGTTGGAGTTATTTGACTTGACGATGCTCAATAAAGTATTCGAAATTTTTTCAACACCGGAAGCCGCTTTTCAATCTTATACCAAATAA
- a CDS encoding response regulator — protein sequence MEPNKIKNTNYPIYLCVENALLGEYLANELSNNKFSFEKISYSELTLKISELKKSLLILQTDQDEYHLIELARRLKMFYGYETRIIFLSSDYKTEEDASNVTDKFFQIPVPFREIENTIQKFLTDTHKILVIDDSKLVHNHLVPPLANEGYKVFEAFNGKEGLDLTIEYKPDLIICDIEMPNMNGFEVCTEIRKNPEVRDTYIIMSSTLGSASDIQKGFNAGVDEYITKPVVIGELLERINRHFKQSLSGRENIIILEKDEHIIANITKSLRKQGFSVRSTSTIEETIHLVQKYPFDLIISEMELGEETAMDLCLSLKNANTGFHPSILILTSRDNNADYKMIMNMGVSGIISKPFSMDTLLASVERLLADRRTAAERKQLLKYLSKSSAKIASEKAILTNGSGGRRSEKKYASLLFTDIVNFTARCEKYPPDSVVEQINTIFELITKTIHKHDGDVDKFMGDACMAYWIGDEHSSSAVKLIDAVQEIRDKIAEANLKSAILTEDPIRIRYGMNSGEIILCDIGSSEARIDLTVIGDHVNLAARLESASKQYGIESLLSEYTYALTADSVEVREIDRIKVYGKNIPVVVYELLSKKGMLNDTQKELLGIYNFAKELYSKGNFLEAKRNFIQANKLEELYPGRITNPSKVYAIRCDFLLKNPPKNWDGVWALRK from the coding sequence ATGGAACCAAATAAAATTAAAAACACTAATTACCCGATTTATCTATGTGTAGAAAACGCATTATTGGGCGAATATTTAGCAAATGAACTTTCGAATAATAAATTTAGTTTCGAAAAAATTAGTTATTCCGAACTGACTTTAAAAATTTCAGAACTAAAAAAGTCTCTGCTAATTTTACAAACTGACCAAGACGAATATCATTTGATTGAGCTTGCACGAAGATTGAAAATGTTTTATGGTTATGAAACTCGTATTATATTTCTTTCTTCAGATTATAAAACGGAAGAAGATGCGAGTAATGTAACCGATAAATTTTTTCAAATACCTGTTCCTTTTCGAGAAATTGAAAATACAATTCAAAAATTTTTGACAGATACACATAAAATTTTAGTCATAGATGATTCCAAATTGGTTCACAATCATTTAGTTCCGCCTTTAGCTAATGAAGGTTATAAAGTATTTGAAGCATTTAACGGCAAAGAAGGATTAGACTTAACCATTGAATATAAACCTGATTTGATTATTTGTGATATTGAAATGCCAAATATGAACGGATTTGAAGTATGCACAGAGATACGAAAAAATCCAGAAGTAAGAGATACTTATATCATTATGTCTAGCACTCTAGGTTCTGCTTCTGATATTCAAAAAGGATTTAATGCAGGAGTTGATGAGTATATCACAAAACCTGTTGTAATTGGCGAATTACTCGAAAGAATCAATCGACATTTTAAACAATCATTAAGTGGGCGGGAAAATATAATTATCCTCGAAAAGGATGAACATATAATTGCTAATATAACGAAGTCTTTACGAAAACAAGGATTTTCTGTTCGTTCTACTTCAACAATAGAAGAAACAATTCACTTGGTTCAAAAGTATCCATTTGATTTAATTATCAGTGAAATGGAATTGGGTGAGGAAACTGCGATGGATTTGTGTTTGTCTTTAAAAAATGCAAATACTGGTTTTCATCCATCAATTTTGATTCTGACTTCTCGTGATAATAATGCTGATTATAAAATGATTATGAATATGGGTGTTTCTGGAATTATAAGTAAACCGTTTTCGATGGATACATTACTTGCTTCTGTTGAGAGGTTACTAGCCGATAGACGCACTGCCGCAGAAAGGAAACAGTTATTAAAATATTTGTCAAAATCATCAGCAAAAATTGCTTCCGAAAAAGCAATTCTTACAAATGGATCTGGTGGACGCAGGTCTGAAAAAAAATACGCATCTTTATTGTTTACAGATATTGTAAATTTTACAGCGAGATGTGAGAAATATCCACCCGACTCTGTAGTGGAACAAATTAATACAATTTTTGAGCTTATTACCAAAACAATTCATAAACATGATGGGGACGTAGATAAATTCATGGGTGATGCCTGTATGGCATACTGGATTGGCGACGAACACTCATCATCCGCAGTAAAATTAATTGATGCAGTCCAAGAAATACGAGATAAAATAGCCGAAGCAAATTTAAAATCTGCTATATTGACAGAGGATCCAATTCGAATTCGATATGGAATGAACTCAGGAGAAATTATATTATGTGATATCGGAAGTTCGGAAGCTCGGATTGATTTGACTGTAATTGGGGATCATGTCAATCTTGCGGCGAGGTTGGAATCTGCATCCAAACAATATGGAATTGAATCACTACTAAGTGAGTATACTTATGCGTTAACCGCAGACTCGGTGGAAGTTCGTGAAATTGATAGGATTAAAGTTTATGGAAAAAATATTCCCGTAGTAGTTTACGAACTATTAAGTAAAAAAGGAATGTTGAATGACACTCAAAAAGAACTTTTAGGAATTTATAATTTTGCAAAAGAACTTTATTCTAAAGGAAATTTTTTAGAGGCGAAAAGAAATTTTATCCAAGCCAATAAACTTGAAGAATTATACCCGGGTAGGATTACGAATCCTTCCAAAGTTTATGCAATTCGGTGTGATTTTTTATTAAAGAATCCACCTAAAAATTGGGACGGAGTTTGGGCACTTCGAAAATAG
- a CDS encoding transglycosylase domain-containing protein yields the protein MAVLRILYYSFLNLLSFLDSIKWKVFRLVSLVVFLSSVVLFVSAYVVWIKEKPNVKANLDKYKSEVSNYYDSVKSKPIRIYDKNSKLIGEFNRRNFKPIRTDNLKDHGNLIWALLSSEDRDFFKHGGINYTAIGRAIVVNLAKLKLMQGGSTITQQLSKLTLNLGERNIYNKITEAFCTYYIENQYDKETILAMYMNQIFLGEGNIGLEEASRYYFNKTATKLTPAESALLVGIIPAPSIYNPIRNLTIALDRQKRILNDMAKNSNLNFEPNKIEKDFPKKIEENIRQFKNSYKIKESKIGEKSKFTSDIGKFGFDRDFKLNLAPDFNESIRRYTLEKFSNDELEKTSLNIFTTLDYEKQSVLEASLREGIEDVRKVLDKEKQNYIKKGNDTEVKRQAEIIDNMNGSAVSLNPFNGNVEALVGAYKISSIYRLNRAEEAKRQPGSAIKGIIFTLALEKHIINPSTLVKDEKINIGGYTPKNWYGSYKGYITARQALAQSVNTIAVKLLQEVGVGYFLEKMSLILSIPTSELKERFGNNLSLALGSGELSPMELAVVYSTIANGGYKIRPKKILKITDDDDIDRTPPELYTEETREQILDPVACAMAINLLESVLSGEGTLPVRDKEKDKIPLAGKTGTVQTPKKAMEKWGNRKGIRDSWFAGISPGNVTTVWVGNDQSAPFPGSGAGISGRVWLRFVNFLRSRISPDEKLVRSFEGDFVQLDICGETGILLLDSPECKFPIYSQYYFRGSEPQANNPPPPEVKIETTKSTPSTDEGTSFEDEADAEDNPNKSTEIVPEPEPERKPEKLPEPEMNLKENMPSPDFKKPSGE from the coding sequence ATGGCTGTCTTACGAATTCTATATTACTCATTTTTGAACTTATTGTCTTTTCTGGATTCTATTAAATGGAAAGTATTCCGTTTAGTGAGTTTGGTTGTATTTCTTTCTTCCGTCGTACTTTTTGTGAGTGCTTATGTCGTTTGGATTAAAGAAAAACCAAATGTAAAAGCAAACTTAGATAAGTATAAATCGGAAGTTTCAAATTATTACGATTCGGTAAAATCAAAACCAATTCGAATCTACGATAAAAATTCTAAATTAATTGGCGAATTTAACAGGAGAAATTTTAAACCTATTCGAACTGATAATTTAAAAGACCACGGAAATTTAATCTGGGCACTTTTATCCTCTGAGGACAGAGACTTTTTTAAGCATGGTGGAATTAATTACACTGCTATCGGTCGGGCAATTGTTGTTAACCTTGCCAAACTCAAACTTATGCAAGGGGGGAGTACGATCACACAACAGTTATCTAAACTTACCCTGAATTTAGGGGAACGTAATATATACAATAAAATTACGGAAGCATTCTGTACTTACTATATCGAAAACCAATACGACAAAGAAACAATCTTAGCCATGTATATGAACCAGATATTTTTGGGAGAAGGAAATATTGGTCTAGAAGAAGCTAGTCGGTATTATTTTAATAAAACTGCAACCAAACTTACCCCTGCCGAGTCAGCTTTGTTAGTTGGAATTATTCCAGCTCCTTCCATTTATAATCCGATTCGAAATTTAACCATAGCACTTGATCGACAAAAAAGAATTTTAAATGACATGGCGAAAAATTCTAATCTTAATTTTGAACCAAATAAAATCGAAAAAGATTTTCCGAAAAAAATAGAAGAAAACATTCGTCAGTTTAAAAATTCTTATAAAATAAAAGAATCCAAAATTGGAGAAAAATCAAAGTTTACAAGTGATATTGGAAAATTTGGTTTTGATAGAGACTTTAAACTAAATCTCGCTCCTGATTTTAATGAGAGTATTCGTCGTTACACTCTAGAAAAATTTTCGAATGATGAATTAGAAAAAACTTCTCTCAATATATTTACGACTTTAGATTACGAAAAACAGAGTGTTTTAGAAGCTTCTTTGAGAGAAGGGATTGAAGATGTTAGAAAAGTTCTAGATAAAGAAAAACAAAATTATATCAAAAAAGGAAATGATACCGAAGTAAAACGGCAAGCGGAAATTATTGATAACATGAATGGAAGTGCTGTTTCTTTAAATCCATTTAATGGAAATGTAGAAGCGTTAGTCGGTGCATATAAAATTTCATCAATTTATCGATTGAACCGTGCAGAAGAAGCAAAACGCCAACCCGGTTCTGCAATAAAGGGAATAATTTTTACACTTGCTTTAGAGAAACATATAATTAATCCTTCGACTCTAGTAAAAGACGAAAAAATTAATATAGGCGGATATACTCCAAAAAATTGGTATGGTTCTTACAAGGGATATATTACGGCAAGACAAGCACTTGCACAATCAGTAAATACAATTGCTGTAAAACTTTTACAAGAAGTTGGTGTAGGATATTTTTTGGAGAAAATGTCTCTTATCCTCTCAATTCCAACATCTGAGTTAAAGGAAAGATTTGGAAATAATCTTTCCCTTGCACTTGGATCAGGAGAGTTAAGTCCTATGGAACTTGCAGTGGTATACAGTACAATTGCAAATGGTGGTTATAAAATTCGCCCTAAAAAAATTTTAAAAATTACAGATGACGACGATATTGATAGAACACCTCCGGAACTTTACACTGAAGAAACAAGGGAACAAATTTTAGATCCTGTGGCTTGTGCAATGGCAATTAATTTATTGGAATCCGTATTGAGTGGAGAAGGGACGTTACCCGTTAGAGACAAAGAAAAAGATAAAATTCCTTTGGCAGGAAAAACAGGAACTGTTCAAACTCCAAAAAAGGCGATGGAAAAATGGGGAAACAGAAAAGGAATACGCGATTCCTGGTTTGCCGGAATTTCTCCTGGGAATGTTACAACAGTATGGGTTGGAAATGACCAAAGTGCCCCGTTTCCTGGATCGGGCGCGGGTATAAGTGGGCGAGTATGGTTACGTTTTGTTAATTTTTTGCGCTCTCGAATTAGTCCTGACGAAAAATTAGTAAGATCTTTCGAAGGTGATTTCGTACAACTTGACATTTGTGGAGAAACAGGAATTCTTTTACTAGATTCCCCTGAATGTAAATTTCCTATTTACTCACAATATTATTTTAGAGGAAGTGAACCACAGGCGAATAATCCACCGCCGCCAGAAGTGAAAATTGAAACTACAAAATCCACACCGTCGACAGATGAAGGTACTAGTTTTGAAGATGAAGCTGATGCGGAGGATAATCCGAATAAGTCTACAGAGATAGTTCCAGAACCAGAGCCGGAGCGTAAACCTGAAAAACTTCCAGAGCCAGAAATGAATTTGAAAGAAAATATGCCTTCCCCTGATTTTAAGAAACCTTCTGGAGAATAG